A region of Lichenibacterium dinghuense DNA encodes the following proteins:
- a CDS encoding metallothionein produces the protein MTDVTMVKCACADCVCVVKTDGAVEKEGRFYCSAECADHHKDGSGCHHAGCTCHG, from the coding sequence ATGACGGACGTGACGATGGTGAAGTGCGCCTGCGCTGATTGCGTGTGCGTCGTGAAGACCGACGGCGCGGTGGAGAAGGAAGGCCGCTTCTATTGCAGCGCCGAATGCGCCGACCACCACAAGGACGGCTCGGGCTGCCACCACGCGGGCTGCACCTGCCACGGCTGA
- a CDS encoding ArsR/SmtB family transcription factor, with translation MVEDEVAALAETFRLLGDPNRLRIVLSCLDGPVGVGALAEKVGLSQSLVSHHLRLLRATRLLKAGKAGRQVFYSLPDCHVRDMLTNLIDHVSEPHDHGTETENDDDGRDDGEVRLR, from the coding sequence TTGGTCGAGGACGAGGTCGCTGCCCTGGCTGAAACTTTCAGGCTGCTCGGCGATCCGAACAGGCTTCGAATCGTGCTGAGCTGCCTCGACGGTCCGGTCGGCGTCGGAGCCCTCGCCGAGAAGGTGGGGCTCAGCCAGTCGCTCGTGTCCCACCATCTCCGCCTGCTGCGGGCCACGCGCCTGCTGAAGGCGGGAAAGGCGGGGCGACAGGTGTTCTACTCGCTCCCGGACTGCCACGTCCGGGACATGCTGACCAACCTCATCGACCACGTGTCCGAACCGCATGACCACGGGACTGAGACGGAGAACGACGATGACGGACGTGACGATGGTGAAGTGCGCCTGCGCTGA
- a CDS encoding YbhB/YbcL family Raf kinase inhibitor-like protein, translating into MLEHMPKVVGRALRGVGPGLDKLMATQDFPDAPDAITVTSGAFAEGAAIPAEHTEDGRGLSFPVAWRGVPAGAAEVVVVIEDADSPTPAPLVHAILFALPGRDGELAAGELKSGGSEGRAHRLGQNSFLKAEYLPPDPPSGHGPHRYAVQVFALDAALPLDGEPGRGALVEAMKGHVLAKGRLIGTYERA; encoded by the coding sequence ATGCTCGAACACATGCCCAAGGTCGTCGGCCGAGCGCTGCGGGGCGTCGGCCCCGGCCTCGACAAGCTCATGGCGACACAGGATTTCCCGGACGCGCCGGACGCCATCACGGTGACCAGCGGAGCCTTCGCGGAGGGCGCGGCCATCCCGGCGGAGCACACCGAGGACGGCCGCGGGCTGTCCTTCCCCGTCGCGTGGCGGGGCGTGCCGGCGGGGGCCGCCGAAGTCGTGGTGGTGATCGAGGACGCGGACAGCCCGACGCCGGCGCCGCTGGTCCACGCGATCCTGTTCGCCCTGCCGGGGCGCGACGGCGAACTCGCCGCGGGCGAGCTGAAGAGCGGCGGGTCAGAGGGTCGCGCCCACCGCCTCGGCCAGAACTCGTTCCTCAAGGCCGAGTACCTGCCGCCCGACCCGCCGAGCGGCCACGGCCCGCACCGCTACGCCGTGCAGGTCTTCGCCCTCGATGCCGCGCTGCCGCTCGACGGCGAGCCCGGCCGGGGCGCGCTGGTCGAGGCCATGAAGGGTCACGTCCTCGCCAAGGGCCGGCTGATCGGCACCTACGAGAGGGCGTGA
- the coaBC gene encoding bifunctional phosphopantothenoylcysteine decarboxylase/phosphopantothenate--cysteine ligase CoaBC — protein MADGGAEPAAVGPALVPSLRGRRVLLIVGGGIAAYKALDLVRRLRERGAAVRAVMTASARSFVTPLAVASLTGERVHDELFSLTDEAEMGHIELSRSADLVLVAPATANLMAKMANGLADDLASTLLLATDKRVLMAPSMNVRMWLHPATRRNLARLEADGVITVGPDEGAMACGEFGPGRMAEPLAIVAAAARALAADTRIPLPSAVPPALQGRRVVVTSGPTHEPMDPVRYIANRSSGRQGHALAAAAAAAGAEVVLVSGPVSIPDPPGVAVVRVETAREMAEAVEGALPADLFVAAAAVADWRPAEAAILKIKKRDGAPDPELQFTRNPDILAGVARRTVGRPRLVVGFAAETDRLHDNAAEKLERKGCDLIVANDVGAGSDVMGGADNEVHLVTRDGVERWPRFGKDEVARRLVARFAALLDARP, from the coding sequence ATGGCGGACGGAGGTGCGGAACCGGCGGCCGTGGGGCCGGCCCTCGTCCCGTCGCTGCGGGGGCGGCGCGTGCTGCTGATCGTCGGCGGCGGCATCGCGGCCTACAAGGCGCTCGACCTGGTGCGCCGCCTGCGCGAGCGCGGCGCCGCGGTGCGGGCCGTGATGACGGCCTCGGCCAGGAGCTTCGTCACGCCGCTCGCGGTCGCGAGCCTGACGGGCGAACGCGTCCACGACGAGCTGTTCTCGCTGACCGACGAGGCGGAGATGGGCCACATCGAGCTGTCGCGCAGCGCCGACCTCGTGCTGGTCGCGCCCGCCACCGCCAACCTCATGGCCAAGATGGCCAACGGGCTCGCCGACGACCTCGCATCCACGCTGCTGCTCGCCACGGACAAGCGCGTGCTCATGGCACCCTCCATGAACGTCCGCATGTGGCTCCACCCGGCCACGCGCCGCAACCTCGCCCGGCTCGAAGCCGACGGGGTGATCACGGTCGGTCCGGACGAGGGCGCGATGGCCTGCGGAGAGTTCGGCCCCGGCCGCATGGCGGAGCCGCTCGCCATCGTGGCCGCGGCGGCCCGCGCCCTGGCGGCCGACACGCGCATCCCGCTGCCGTCCGCCGTTCCGCCCGCACTGCAGGGGCGGCGCGTGGTGGTGACCTCCGGCCCGACCCACGAGCCGATGGACCCGGTGCGCTACATCGCCAACCGCTCGTCCGGCCGGCAGGGCCACGCCCTCGCGGCCGCCGCGGCGGCGGCCGGCGCCGAGGTGGTGCTGGTGTCCGGGCCCGTGTCGATCCCCGACCCGCCCGGCGTCGCCGTGGTCCGCGTCGAGACGGCCCGCGAGATGGCCGAGGCCGTCGAGGGCGCCCTGCCGGCCGACCTGTTCGTCGCCGCCGCCGCGGTCGCCGATTGGCGCCCCGCCGAGGCCGCGATCCTCAAGATCAAGAAGCGCGACGGCGCGCCCGACCCCGAGCTCCAGTTCACCCGCAACCCCGACATCCTGGCCGGCGTTGCGCGCCGGACCGTCGGCCGGCCGCGCCTCGTGGTCGGCTTCGCGGCCGAGACGGACCGCCTCCACGACAACGCGGCCGAGAAGCTCGAGCGCAAGGGCTGCGACCTCATCGTCGCCAACGACGTCGGTGCGGGCTCGGACGTGATGGGCGGGGCCGACAACGAGGTCCACCTCGTGACCCGCGATGGCGTCGAGCGCTGGCCGCGCTTCGGCAAGGACGAGGTGGCGCGCCGCCTCGTCGCCCGCTTCGCCGCCCTGCTGGATGCGCGGCCGTGA
- the moaB gene encoding molybdenum cofactor biosynthesis protein B, with amino-acid sequence MSRLDLDRPFLPLGIAVVTVSDTRDLAGDRSGDTLAERLGAAGHRLAGRAIVTDDVDAIRAAVSGFAADPAVDVVLTTGGTGFTGRDVTPEAVEALFTKRMDGFSAVFHRISYDKIGVSTIQSRATAGLVGTTFVFALPGSPGACRDAWDGILAHQLDYRAKPCNFVEIMPRLDEHLRRKAS; translated from the coding sequence ATGAGCAGGCTCGACCTCGACCGCCCCTTCCTGCCGCTCGGCATCGCCGTGGTGACCGTGTCGGACACGCGCGACCTCGCGGGCGACCGGTCGGGCGACACGTTGGCCGAGCGCCTCGGCGCGGCCGGGCACCGGCTCGCGGGGCGCGCGATCGTCACGGACGACGTCGACGCGATCCGCGCCGCCGTGTCGGGCTTTGCCGCGGACCCGGCCGTCGACGTCGTGCTGACCACGGGCGGCACGGGCTTCACGGGGCGGGACGTCACGCCCGAGGCGGTGGAGGCGCTGTTCACCAAGCGCATGGACGGCTTCTCGGCCGTGTTCCACCGCATCTCCTACGACAAGATCGGCGTGTCGACGATCCAGTCGCGGGCGACCGCGGGCCTCGTCGGGACCACCTTCGTCTTCGCCCTGCCCGGCTCGCCCGGCGCCTGCCGCGACGCCTGGGACGGCATCCTCGCCCACCAGCTCGACTATCGCGCCAAGCCCTGCAACTTCGTTGAGATCATGCCGCGCCTCGACGAGCACCTGCGGCGCAAGGCGTCCTGA
- the clpS gene encoding ATP-dependent Clp protease adapter ClpS has translation MPDTTFDTRPATTTKLERPKLYKVILINDDYTPREFVVMVLKAEFKMGESKANAVMLTAHRKGSCVIAVYPRDVAETKADRATDLGRSRGFPLQFTTEPEE, from the coding sequence ATGCCCGACACGACATTCGACACGCGCCCCGCGACGACGACCAAGCTGGAGCGCCCCAAGCTCTACAAGGTCATCCTCATCAACGACGACTACACGCCGCGCGAGTTCGTCGTCATGGTGCTGAAGGCAGAGTTCAAGATGGGCGAGTCGAAGGCCAATGCCGTGATGCTCACGGCGCACCGCAAGGGCTCCTGCGTGATCGCCGTCTACCCGCGCGACGTCGCCGAGACCAAGGCGGACCGCGCCACGGACCTCGGCCGGTCGCGCGGCTTCCCGCTCCAGTTCACCACCGAACCGGAGGAGTGA
- the dut gene encoding dUTP diphosphatase → MSVPVRVLRLPHAVGLDLPAYRTAGAAGLDLLAAFAPGRSIVLEPGARDLVPTGLVLALPEGYEAQVRPRSGLALRHGVTVLNSPGTVDADYRGEVGVVLVNLGSEPFRIERGTRIAQLVLARVERLAWVEGPLDETARGVGGFGSTGHAPEVVPG, encoded by the coding sequence GTGAGCGTGCCGGTGCGCGTCCTCCGCCTGCCGCACGCGGTGGGCCTCGACCTGCCGGCCTACCGCACGGCGGGCGCGGCCGGCCTCGACCTCCTGGCGGCGTTCGCGCCGGGGCGATCGATCGTGCTGGAGCCCGGCGCCCGCGACCTCGTGCCGACGGGCCTCGTCCTCGCGCTCCCGGAGGGCTACGAGGCGCAGGTGCGCCCGCGCTCAGGCCTCGCGCTGCGGCACGGCGTGACGGTGCTGAACAGCCCCGGCACGGTCGACGCCGACTATCGCGGCGAGGTGGGCGTGGTGCTGGTCAACCTCGGCTCCGAGCCCTTCCGGATCGAGCGCGGCACCCGCATCGCGCAGCTCGTGCTGGCCCGCGTCGAGCGCCTCGCGTGGGTCGAGGGACCGCTCGACGAGACTGCGCGCGGCGTGGGCGGCTTCGGCTCGACCGGCCACGCGCCGGAGGTCGTGCCGGGATGA
- a CDS encoding bestrophin family protein, with product MIVRDKPSAWQLLFVMRGSIVPTIAPRLAFVTVLSVIVVALQGAGLVHLHDLAALPFSVIGIALSIFAGFRNSACYDRWWEGRKVFGQLLVDVRSLARQQIAYLGAGDAAAARRGAFRAVAMAHLLRDYMRGLRPGADALAALAEGDASAVAAARNPCNMLLALISRDAALAVASGVLTPQALWTVEERVVSLSAVVAAAERINNVPVPYTYSLILHRTAYLFCLLLPFGLAAPAGLWTPLIVLVVSYTFFGLDALGDELERPFSTMQNGLPIDAMARGMEIDVREMLGDPALPEPLRPVDFVLT from the coding sequence TTGATCGTCCGCGACAAGCCGAGCGCCTGGCAGCTCCTGTTCGTGATGCGGGGGTCGATCGTCCCCACCATCGCGCCGCGCCTCGCCTTCGTGACGGTCCTGTCGGTGATCGTGGTGGCCCTGCAGGGCGCCGGGCTGGTCCACCTGCACGACCTCGCGGCGCTGCCCTTCTCGGTGATCGGCATCGCGCTGTCGATCTTCGCGGGCTTCCGCAACTCGGCCTGCTACGACCGCTGGTGGGAAGGCCGCAAGGTGTTCGGCCAGTTGCTCGTCGACGTGCGCAGCCTGGCGCGCCAGCAGATCGCCTATCTCGGCGCGGGCGACGCCGCCGCGGCGCGGCGCGGCGCCTTCCGCGCGGTCGCCATGGCCCACCTCCTGCGCGACTACATGCGCGGGCTGCGGCCCGGCGCCGACGCCCTCGCGGCCCTCGCCGAGGGTGACGCTTCCGCGGTCGCCGCGGCGCGCAACCCCTGCAACATGCTGCTCGCGCTGATCAGCCGGGACGCCGCGCTCGCCGTGGCCTCCGGCGTTCTCACGCCCCAGGCGCTGTGGACGGTCGAGGAGCGGGTCGTTTCGCTGTCCGCCGTGGTGGCGGCGGCCGAGCGCATCAACAACGTGCCGGTGCCCTACACCTACTCGCTGATCCTGCACCGCACGGCCTACCTGTTCTGCCTGCTGCTGCCCTTCGGGCTCGCCGCACCGGCCGGCCTCTGGACGCCGCTGATCGTGCTCGTGGTGTCCTACACGTTCTTCGGCCTCGACGCCCTCGGCGACGAGTTGGAGCGCCCCTTCAGCACGATGCAGAACGGCCTGCCGATCGACGCCATGGCGCGCGGCATGGAGATCGACGTGCGCGAGATGCTCGGCGACCCGGCGCTGCCCGAGCCGCTGCGTCCCGTCGACTTCGTCCTGACCTGA
- a CDS encoding fumarylacetoacetate hydrolase family protein, which yields MSDYVIAPPRIVAVPVSGGGSFPVRRIFCVGRNYAEHAREMGHDPSREAPFFFTKPADALLTGGADMPYPPATGDLHFELELVVALGRGGVDIAEMDAPACVWGYAVGLDMTRRDMQGLAKKAGRPWDMSKGFDLSAPIGDLVPAERAGSMANAALELRVNGTVRQSSDVANMIWSVAETISYLSGLVRLEPGDLIFTGTPEGVGAVGRGDVLEGRVGALPALRTRIA from the coding sequence ATGTCCGACTACGTCATCGCGCCGCCCCGCATCGTCGCCGTGCCCGTCTCGGGCGGCGGCTCCTTCCCCGTGCGGCGCATCTTCTGCGTCGGCCGCAACTACGCCGAACACGCCCGCGAGATGGGCCACGATCCGAGCCGCGAGGCCCCGTTCTTCTTCACCAAGCCCGCCGACGCCCTGCTGACGGGCGGCGCCGACATGCCCTACCCGCCCGCGACCGGCGATCTCCACTTCGAGCTGGAGCTCGTGGTCGCGCTCGGGCGCGGCGGCGTCGACATCGCCGAGATGGACGCGCCCGCCTGCGTGTGGGGCTACGCGGTCGGCCTCGACATGACGCGGCGCGACATGCAGGGGCTGGCCAAGAAGGCCGGGCGACCCTGGGACATGAGCAAGGGCTTCGACCTGTCGGCCCCCATCGGCGACCTCGTCCCCGCCGAGCGGGCGGGCAGCATGGCGAATGCGGCGCTGGAGCTGAGGGTCAACGGCACCGTCCGCCAGTCCTCCGACGTGGCCAACATGATCTGGTCGGTGGCCGAGACCATCAGCTACCTGTCGGGCCTCGTGCGGCTCGAGCCCGGCGACCTGATCTTCACCGGCACGCCCGAAGGGGTCGGCGCGGTCGGGCGCGGGGACGTGCTCGAAGGCCGCGTCGGCGCGCTGCCGGCGCTGCGGACCCGCATCGCCTGA
- a CDS encoding D-alanyl-D-alanine carboxypeptidase family protein, with amino-acid sequence MMFKPAIRRSLLSVLALGVASLGPARANPTIVVDANSGEVLYKDMATAPWFPASTTKLMTVYVALSKVREGKISLDTPLRVSAYAASMIPSKMGFRPGTLVTLDNALKMLMVKSPNDIAVTIAEGISGSVPAFADEMNSYAARIGLHESHFANPNGLHDPNHWSSARDMAMIARALITQFPEEHDLFNIGTLQFGGKLIPNHNGLLGRYDGVDGMKTGYTCAGGYNVVESATRGDRRLLVVIMGAPSTNQRNLRSVALFEKYFANPGQGLGNVADLGPSDIVAPPDMHVQMCGPGRHAAIQEAEAEDAAIAPTDAGAPATGLAALMHPRDAFTPVRVFIGATPGTNIAPVGSIEEAQPGPAATAKADAPVPAATVPAALAQAPADAAAVVAPLALAGAAAPAALAAANKVVKGRGHGLVAAKRDKAPARPAAKAKPVVKPSKAAAKAPAKATKAAAKPSKKKTASR; translated from the coding sequence ATGATGTTCAAACCAGCGATCCGGCGGTCGCTCCTGTCGGTCCTGGCGCTCGGCGTCGCGTCGCTGGGCCCGGCCCGCGCCAATCCCACGATCGTGGTCGACGCGAACAGCGGCGAGGTCCTCTACAAGGACATGGCGACCGCCCCCTGGTTCCCCGCCTCCACCACCAAGCTGATGACCGTCTACGTGGCGCTCAGCAAGGTCCGGGAGGGCAAGATCAGCCTCGACACGCCGCTCCGCGTGTCGGCCTACGCGGCCAGCATGATTCCGTCCAAGATGGGCTTCCGCCCCGGCACTCTGGTGACGCTCGACAACGCGCTGAAGATGCTGATGGTGAAGTCGCCCAACGACATCGCCGTGACCATCGCCGAGGGCATCTCGGGTTCCGTCCCGGCCTTCGCGGACGAGATGAACAGCTACGCGGCCAGGATCGGCCTGCACGAATCGCACTTCGCCAATCCCAACGGCCTCCACGACCCGAACCACTGGTCGTCGGCCCGCGACATGGCGATGATCGCCCGCGCGCTGATCACGCAGTTCCCCGAAGAGCACGACCTGTTCAACATCGGCACGCTGCAGTTCGGCGGCAAGCTGATCCCCAACCACAACGGCCTGCTCGGGCGCTACGACGGCGTCGACGGCATGAAGACCGGCTACACCTGCGCGGGCGGCTACAACGTGGTGGAGAGCGCCACGCGCGGCGACCGCCGCCTGCTGGTCGTCATCATGGGGGCGCCCTCCACCAACCAGCGTAACCTGCGCTCCGTGGCGCTGTTCGAGAAATACTTCGCCAACCCGGGCCAGGGGCTCGGCAACGTCGCCGACCTCGGCCCGAGCGACATCGTGGCGCCGCCCGACATGCACGTGCAGATGTGCGGCCCCGGCCGCCACGCCGCCATCCAGGAGGCCGAGGCCGAGGACGCCGCCATCGCGCCGACGGACGCCGGCGCGCCCGCGACCGGCCTCGCCGCGCTGATGCATCCGCGCGACGCCTTCACGCCGGTGCGCGTCTTCATCGGCGCGACGCCCGGCACCAACATCGCGCCCGTCGGCTCGATCGAGGAAGCGCAGCCCGGCCCCGCCGCCACGGCGAAGGCCGATGCCCCGGTGCCGGCCGCGACCGTGCCCGCCGCCCTGGCGCAGGCCCCGGCCGACGCGGCGGCCGTCGTCGCCCCGCTGGCGCTCGCCGGCGCGGCCGCGCCCGCGGCGCTGGCGGCCGCCAACAAGGTGGTGAAGGGCCGCGGACACGGCCTCGTGGCCGCGAAGCGGGACAAGGCGCCGGCCCGGCCCGCCGCGAAGGCCAAGCCGGTCGTCAAGCCGAGCAAGGCTGCTGCGAAAGCGCCCGCGAAGGCCACAAAGGCGGCCGCCAAGCCTTCCAAGAAGAAGACCGCGTCCCGGTGA
- a CDS encoding collagen-like protein, producing the protein MRPSLAAVSIAGLLALGACSKPEPGQPGPVGPAGPAGPAGAQGPVGPAGAMGQAGPAGPAGPQGPQGTPGVKGGVGPAGQAGAKGDAGADGKAGSPGIPGPKGDAGPAGPAGPSGPVGAVGPAGPVGPAGPAAAKPAFTLRSTTGQAGQPVSATCQAGEQIIAATCTTGAVIGDDGQASCPAPADAAATARLTVTCAK; encoded by the coding sequence ATGCGTCCGTCTCTCGCCGCCGTGTCGATCGCCGGGCTCCTCGCCCTCGGGGCCTGCTCGAAGCCCGAGCCGGGTCAGCCCGGCCCCGTCGGTCCGGCCGGCCCCGCCGGCCCGGCGGGCGCTCAGGGTCCGGTCGGTCCGGCGGGCGCGATGGGTCAGGCTGGCCCGGCCGGCCCGGCGGGGCCGCAGGGTCCCCAGGGCACGCCCGGCGTCAAGGGCGGCGTCGGCCCGGCCGGGCAGGCGGGCGCCAAGGGCGACGCGGGCGCCGACGGCAAGGCCGGCAGTCCCGGCATCCCCGGCCCCAAGGGCGACGCCGGGCCTGCGGGTCCGGCCGGGCCGTCTGGCCCCGTCGGCGCGGTGGGTCCGGCCGGCCCCGTCGGGCCCGCAGGCCCGGCGGCCGCGAAGCCGGCCTTCACGCTGCGCAGCACCACGGGCCAGGCCGGCCAGCCGGTCTCGGCGACCTGCCAGGCGGGCGAGCAGATCATCGCGGCGACCTGCACCACCGGCGCGGTGATCGGGGACGACGGGCAGGCCTCCTGCCCGGCCCCGGCCGACGCGGCCGCGACGGCACGCCTCACGGTGACCTGCGCCAAGTGA
- a CDS encoding RrF2 family transcriptional regulator yields the protein MNLLPERSLLAVATVVDIALNARVAPVSARALSARHGLMPRHLETLLQELVRAGILRGTRGPRGGYALARERRRISVGEILRAAARVGEADTKPRPRPSFVDAVVAPALRPAGDAFVAALDGTTVADLCARAEAEGVAGDAGVDFAI from the coding sequence ATGAACCTGCTGCCCGAGCGCAGCCTGCTGGCGGTGGCGACCGTGGTGGACATCGCGCTCAACGCCCGCGTGGCGCCCGTCTCCGCGAGGGCGCTGTCGGCGCGACACGGGCTGATGCCCCGCCACCTCGAAACGCTGCTGCAGGAGCTGGTGCGGGCCGGCATCCTCAGGGGCACGCGGGGCCCGCGCGGCGGTTATGCGCTCGCGCGGGAGCGGCGGCGCATCAGCGTCGGCGAGATCCTGCGCGCCGCAGCCCGGGTCGGGGAGGCGGACACCAAGCCGCGGCCGCGCCCGTCCTTCGTCGACGCCGTCGTGGCCCCGGCGCTGCGGCCCGCGGGCGACGCCTTCGTGGCCGCGCTCGACGGCACCACGGTCGCGGACCTCTGCGCGCGGGCGGAAGCCGAGGGCGTCGCGGGCGACGCTGGGGTCGACTTCGCGATCTGA
- a CDS encoding DUF3291 domain-containing protein — protein sequence MPFVSVTRLRLRSPRFLPGFMWHNTRTLAQVKAAAGFRGGSLLADRGWAFWTLTAWDSLEAMRAYMTTGPHRAAMPRFVDWCDEGSVVHWEQEGDALPAWAEANRRMRSEGRPSKLRHPGPHHADLSFRPARTTITGPLRPKRAG from the coding sequence ATGCCCTTCGTCAGCGTCACGCGCCTGCGCCTGCGCTCCCCCCGGTTCCTGCCCGGCTTCATGTGGCACAACACGCGCACCCTGGCGCAGGTGAAGGCGGCGGCGGGCTTCCGCGGCGGCTCGCTGCTGGCCGACCGGGGCTGGGCCTTTTGGACCCTGACGGCCTGGGACAGCCTCGAGGCCATGCGGGCCTACATGACGACGGGCCCGCACCGGGCCGCCATGCCTCGTTTCGTCGACTGGTGCGACGAGGGCTCCGTCGTCCACTGGGAGCAGGAGGGTGACGCGCTGCCGGCCTGGGCGGAGGCGAATCGCCGCATGCGGAGCGAGGGCCGCCCCTCCAAGCTGCGCCACCCCGGCCCACACCACGCCGACCTCAGCTTCAGACCCGCCCGCACGACGATCACCGGCCCGCTGCGCCCGAAGCGGGCCGGCTGA
- a CDS encoding SDR family oxidoreductase gives MRIDLGGKRALVLGASGGLGGAIAAGLAAAGARVAVSSRSAERLAAAFPDDATYPKLAADLAAPGVGRDLAARALDALGGVDILVNNSGGPPPTTALGATDEQWRAQFDAMVMSLVDLTGALVPGMRERRWGRIVTVASSGVVAPIPNLALSNALRSALLGWSKTLAAEVAADGVTVNMVLPGRIATPRVAALDRANAERSARSVEEVAKAALAAIPAARYGTPEEFAAAAVFLASPQASYVTGTTLRVDGGALRNV, from the coding sequence ATGCGGATCGATCTCGGGGGCAAGCGCGCCCTGGTGCTGGGGGCGAGCGGCGGCCTCGGCGGCGCCATCGCGGCCGGGCTCGCGGCGGCCGGCGCGCGCGTGGCCGTGTCGTCCCGCTCGGCCGAGAGACTCGCCGCGGCCTTCCCGGACGACGCGACATACCCGAAGCTCGCCGCCGACCTCGCGGCGCCGGGCGTCGGCCGCGACCTCGCCGCCCGCGCGCTCGACGCGCTCGGCGGCGTCGACATCCTGGTCAACAACTCCGGCGGGCCGCCGCCCACCACGGCGCTCGGCGCCACGGACGAGCAGTGGCGCGCGCAGTTCGACGCCATGGTGATGAGCCTCGTCGACCTGACCGGCGCTCTGGTGCCCGGCATGCGCGAGCGGCGCTGGGGGCGGATCGTCACCGTCGCGTCCTCGGGTGTGGTGGCGCCGATCCCCAACCTCGCCCTGTCGAACGCGCTGCGCTCGGCGCTGCTCGGATGGTCGAAGACGCTGGCGGCCGAGGTCGCGGCCGACGGCGTGACGGTCAACATGGTGCTGCCCGGCCGCATCGCGACCCCGCGCGTCGCGGCGCTCGACCGCGCCAACGCCGAGCGCAGCGCCCGCAGCGTGGAGGAGGTCGCAAAGGCCGCGCTCGCCGCGATCCCGGCCGCGCGCTACGGCACGCCGGAGGAGTTCGCGGCCGCGGCGGTGTTCCTCGCGAGCCCGCAGGCCTCCTACGTGACCGGCACGACGCTGCGCGTCGACGGCGGCGCGCTGCGCAACGTGTGA
- a CDS encoding MFS transporter, whose translation MAMEYDNPLLRPGAPVGAWWEGLTPRHWRILWGAYLGWIFDGYEAVALVYALGPALKTLLTADQAKTTPFYVGLAIGITLLGWGIGGLCGGIAADYIGRKRMMIISIIGYASLTGLTAFSNSFATLAALRFVTGLAIGSEWSTGIALVAETWPNRARPKGCGFLQSGFGFGALLAALAWLLIPASGIGGIEPWRIMFALGALPALVCIYLRGAMEESEKWLDAVREHRWAATEHADEAPRQAKRPFTLGEVFREPESRRRVLLATALSFATTVGWWAVSSWLPAYTAGLAKAAGEDPTVWGPRIGIIYNVGAIVAYLIAGFVADAMGRRMFLVMTYAGCIATSVLTYTFTGSLGTFAILAFVNGFFTLGFSYSWMAIYLAELFTSPVRATASSFVFNGARMVAWIFPIIAGQIVGEFGGVSHAALIMSSVFVIGLIAPWFMPETTGKPLPA comes from the coding sequence ATGGCGATGGAATACGACAACCCGCTGCTGCGCCCCGGCGCGCCGGTGGGCGCCTGGTGGGAAGGGCTGACGCCGCGCCACTGGAGGATCCTCTGGGGTGCCTACCTCGGCTGGATCTTCGACGGATACGAGGCCGTGGCCCTGGTCTACGCGCTCGGCCCCGCGCTGAAGACCCTGCTCACGGCCGACCAGGCCAAGACCACGCCCTTCTACGTCGGCCTCGCCATCGGCATCACGCTGCTCGGCTGGGGCATCGGCGGCCTCTGCGGCGGCATCGCGGCCGACTACATCGGCCGCAAGCGCATGATGATCATCTCGATCATCGGCTACGCGTCACTCACCGGCCTCACCGCCTTCTCGAACAGCTTCGCGACGCTGGCGGCGCTGCGCTTCGTCACCGGCCTCGCCATCGGCTCGGAATGGTCGACCGGCATCGCGCTCGTGGCCGAGACCTGGCCGAACCGCGCCCGTCCGAAGGGCTGCGGCTTCCTGCAGTCCGGCTTCGGCTTCGGGGCGCTGCTGGCGGCGCTGGCCTGGCTCCTGATACCGGCGAGCGGCATCGGCGGCATCGAGCCCTGGCGCATCATGTTCGCGCTCGGCGCGCTGCCGGCGCTGGTGTGCATCTACCTGCGCGGCGCCATGGAGGAGTCCGAGAAGTGGCTCGACGCCGTGCGCGAACACCGCTGGGCCGCGACCGAGCACGCCGACGAAGCGCCCCGCCAAGCCAAGCGTCCCTTCACGCTGGGCGAAGTGTTCCGCGAGCCGGAGAGCCGCAGGCGCGTGCTGCTGGCCACCGCCCTGTCTTTCGCCACCACGGTCGGCTGGTGGGCCGTGTCGTCGTGGCTGCCCGCCTACACGGCCGGCCTCGCCAAGGCGGCCGGCGAGGACCCGACCGTCTGGGGCCCGCGCATCGGCATCATCTACAACGTCGGCGCCATCGTGGCCTACCTCATCGCCGGCTTCGTGGCCGACGCCATGGGGCGCCGCATGTTCCTCGTCATGACCTACGCGGGCTGCATTGCGACCTCGGTGCTGACCTACACCTTCACGGGGTCGCTCGGCACCTTCGCGATCCTGGCCTTCGTCAACGGCTTCTTCACGCTGGGCTTCTCCTACTCCTGGATGGCCATCTACCTCGCCGAGCTGTTCACCTCCCCGGTGCGCGCCACGGCGTCGAGCTTCGTGTTCAACGGCGCCCGCATGGTGGCCTGGATCTTCCCCATCATCGCGGGCCAGATCGTGGGCGAGTTCGGCGGCGTCAGCCACGCGGCGCTGATCATGAGCAGCGTCTTCGTGATCGGCCTGATCGCGCCCTGGTTCATGCCCGAGACGACCGGCAAGCCGCTGCCGGCCTGA